From the Prinia subflava isolate CZ2003 ecotype Zambia chromosome 34, Cam_Psub_1.2, whole genome shotgun sequence genome, one window contains:
- the MAP3K12 gene encoding LOW QUALITY PROTEIN: mitogen-activated protein kinase kinase kinase 12 (The sequence of the model RefSeq protein was modified relative to this genomic sequence to represent the inferred CDS: deleted 1 base in 1 codon), which yields MPAGPGPVPVQVRDGVSVSEGSRCPCRALRYRGWSRGSTGVPVRNQAGPGASAGLSRCRIGVPVPRRPSRCRSLRCGGSRCRSRPVPAGGRGAVPGVPVRVCPGAGGGVSVQYLGLGAGSGSQARSLQCGGSGCGTGVPVRYRGGPGAVSGSRSAAGGAPGARAGLSGARGGAGAGPFPSGGAVLAARPDRGPGPGTGPARRAQPHQHRHRRDPPGTGTPPASPASPGGAPGAPQAPAMACLHETRTPSPSLALPSDGTPEQELTPTQCVLRDVLPAPSAPPEAWPRRGGPRPPELGPEAAGPLAADAAHLRCQAGGGFLEGLFGCLKPVWTMIGKAYAAEHKHPPEDPWEVPFEEILDLQWVGSGAQGAVFLGRFHGEEVAVKKVRDLKETDIKHLRKLKHPNIITFKGVCTQAPCYCIIMEFCAQGQLYEVLRAGRKVTPSLLVDWSMGIAGGMNYLHLHKIIHRDLKSPNMLITYDDVVKISDFGTSKELIDKSTKMSFAGTVAWMAPEVIRNEPVSEKVDIWSFGVVLWELLTGEIPYKDVDSSAIIWGVGSNSLHLPVPSSCPDGFKVLLRQCWNSKPRNRPSFRQILLHLDIASADVLSTPQETYFKSQAEWREEVKLHFEKIKSEGTCLHRLEEELINRRREELRHALDIREHYERKLERANNLYMELSALMLQLELKEKELLRREQALEKRYPGLFKPRVPRGLLHGNAVETLIKKRNVPQKLSPHGKRPDILKPEVLLPKLDAAMAQVALPGCPKGPPSPGRSRRAKGRHRKAGPRGGCGEPGPEAGTPRGPPATAASPDILGGTLEAAGVPPATVPDVGPEGATGTQGSPPPQPPTPGEPERESGAGRGGKGGAGQHLTPAALLYRAAVTRGQKRGVSSEEEEGEVDSEVELPLRQRWPPGMSKRQSLSTFSSENFSDGDGDEGHTSEPSHSATPDVGSTNTDERPDDRSEDLLSQGSEIPLDAAPPEGPGRRPGGLSPTKVSEDSDCDSAELDHSGSGEGPPRPTAPPGL from the exons ATGCCGGCAGGTCCCGGTCCGGTCCCGGTGCAGGTCCGGGACGGGGTCTCGGTGTCAGAGGGGTCCCGGTGCCCGTGCCGGGCTCTCCGGTACCGGGGGTGGTCCCGGGGCAGTACCGGGGTCCCGGTGCGGAACCAGGCTGGTCCCGGTGCCAGTGCCGGTCTCTCCCGGTGCCGTATCGGGGTCCCGGTGCCGCGGAGGCCGAGCCGGTGCCGGTCTCTCCGGTGCGGGGGTtcccggtgccggtcccggcCGGTGCCGGCCGGGGGTCGCGGTGCGGTACCGGGGGTCCCGGTGCGGGTCTGTCCCGGTGCCGGGGGAGGGGTCTCGGTGCAGTATCTGGGTCTCGGGGCAGGATCCGGGTCCCAGGCCCGGTCTCTCCAGTGCGGGGGTTCCGGGTGCGGTACCGGGGTTCCGGTGCGGTACCGGGGTGGTCCCGGTGCGGTGTCGGGGTCCCGGAGCGCTGCCGGGGGGGCTCCCGGTGCCCGTGCCGGTCTCTCCggtgcgcggggcggggccggggcggggccgttCCCGTCGGGCGGGGCCGTTCTCGCCGCTCGCCCCGaccgcggccccggccccggtaccggccccgcccgccgggcccagccccaccagcaccGGCACCGCCGGGACCCCCCCGGCACCGGGACCCCCCCGGCATCACCCGCATCCCCGGGCGGGGCGCCCGGAGCCCCCCAG GCTCCGGCCATGGCCTGCCTGCACGAGACCCGCACTCCGTCGCCGTCACTGGCGCTGCCGTCGGACGGGACCCCCGAGCAGGAGCTGACCCCCACCCAGTGCGTGCTGCGCGATGTCCTGCCCGCCCCCAGCGCCCCCCCCGAGGCCTGGCCCCGCCGGGGGGGACCCCGGCCCCCCGAGCTGGGCCCCGAGGCCGCGGGGCCGCTGGCGGCCGACGCCGCCCACCTGCGCTGCCAGGCCGGGGGGGGGTTCCTGGAGGGGCTCTTCGGGTGCCTGAAGCCCGTGTGGACCATGATCGGCAAAGCCTACGCGGCCGAGCACAAACACCCCCCCGAGG ACCCCTGGGAGGTGCCGTTCGAGGAGATCCTGGACCTGCAGTGGGTGGGCAGCGGGGCGCAGGGCGCTGTGTTCCTGGGCCGCTTCCACGGCGAGGAGGTGGCCGTGAAGAAGGTGCGGGACCTCAAGGAGACCGACATCAAACACCTGCGCAAGCTCAAGCACCCCAACATCATCACCTTCAA GGGCGTGTGCACCCAGGCCCCCTGCTACTGCATCATCATGGAGTTCTGCGCCCAGGGGCAGCTCTACGAGGTGCTGCGCGCCGGCCGCAAGGtcaccccctccctgctggtCGACTGGTCCATGGGCATCGCCGGCGGCATGAACTACCTGCACCTGCACAAGATCATCCACAGGGACCTCAAGTCACCCAA CATGCTCATCACCTACGATGACGTGGTGAAGATCTCGGACTTCGGCACCTCCAAGGAGCTCATTGACAAGAGCACCAAGATGTCCTTCGCCGGCACCGTGGCCTGGATGGCCCCCGAGGTCATCCGCAACGAGCCCGTGTCCGAGAAGGTGGACATCTG GTCCTTCGGGGtggtgctgtgggagctgctgacGGGCGAGATCCCCTACAAGGACGTGGACTCGTCGGCCATAATTTGGGGCGTGGGCAGCAACAGCCTCCACCTGCCCGTCCCCTCCAGCTGCCCCGACGGCTTCAAGGTGCTGCTGCGCCAGTGCTG GAACAGTAAACCCCGGAACCGGCCGTCCTTCCGCCAGATCCTGCTGCACCTCGACATCGCCTCGGCCGACGTCCTCTCCACCCCACAGGAGACCTACTTCAAGTCCCAG GCCGAGTGGCGGGAGGAGGTGAAGCTGCATTTCGAGAAGATCAAGTCGGAGGGGACGTGTCTGCACcggctggaggaggagctgaTCAACCGCCGGCGCGAGGAGCTGCG GCACGCGCTGGACATCCGGGAGCACTACGAGCGGAAACTGGAGCGCGCCAACAACCTCTACATGGAGCTGAGCGCGCtcatgctgcagctggagctcaaggagaaggagctgctcAG GCGGGAGCAGGCGCTGGAGAAGCGCTACCCCGGGCTCTTCAAGCCGCGGGTGCCGCGGGGGCTCCTGCACGGCAACGCCGTCGAGACGCTCATCAAGAAGCGCAACGTCCCCCAGAAGCTCTCGCCCCACGGCAAGCG CCCCGACATCCTGAAGCCggaggtgctgctgcccaagctggACGCGGCCATGGCGCAGGTGGCCCTGCCGGGGTGTCCCAAGGGGCCCCCGTCCCCCGGGCGCAGCCGCCGGGCCAAGGGCCGCCACCGCAAGGCGGGGCCCcgggggggctgcggggagcCGGGACCCGAGGCCGGAACCCCCCGGGGTCCCCCCGCCACCGCCGCCAGCCCCGACATCCTCGGGGGCACCCTGGAGGCCGCGGGTGTCCCCCCGGCCACGGTACCTGATGTGGGACCCGAAGGGGCGACGGGCACCCAAGGGTCCCCCCCGCCGCAGCCCCCCACTCCCGGGGAGCCCGAACGGGAGAGTGGGGCCGGCcggggggggaaagggggggcCGGGCAGCACCTCACCCCCGCGGCTCTGCTGTACCGGGCGGCCGTCACCCGCGGGCAG aAACGGGGAGTCTCgtccgaggaggaggagggcgaaGTGGACAGCGAGGTGGAGCTGCCGCTGCGGCAGAG GTGGCCCCCAGGGATGAGCAAGCGCCAGTCGCTGTCGACCTTCAGCTCGGAGAACTTCTCAGACGGGGACGGCGACGAGGGCCACACGAGCGAGCCGTCGCACAGCGCCACCCCCGACGTGGGCAGCACCAACACGGACGAG CGCCCCGATGACCGCTCCGAGGAcctgctgtcccagggctcCGAGATCCCGCTGGACGCGGCCCCGCCCGAGGGGCCCGGCCGCCGGCCcggggggctcagccccaccAAG GTCTCCGAGGACTCGGACTGTGACAGTGCAGAGCTGGACCACTCAGGCAGCGGCGAGGGGCCCCCCCGGCCCACAGCCCCCCCGGGCCTGTGA